In Janthinobacterium agaricidamnosum NBRC 102515 = DSM 9628, the DNA window TGCAGCAACATCAAGCGCCGCACCACGATACCACCCATGCTGTGGGCGATAAAAGCGATCTTGCGGCCGGCCTCGGCCTTGCGCCCGGTCCAATTATCGAGGCTGCGCGCGACAAAATAAATCGATGGACTGTGCTTCCACCACGAAGAAGCATAAGGAAACACGGCAACCTCGCAATCGACCAGCTGTTCCAGGTAGTGGGGCAGCTTGCCGAAAGAGTTGCCATCGCCATTCCATCCATGCACCAGCACCGCCAGCGGCTTTTGCTCCGTGGCAGCACTGCTTTGCGGAAGATGCACTGTCAGTTCCAGACTGGCGGCAATCTTGCTGACGCCATGTTTTTCCAGGAAAGCTTGCAAGCGCTCGACTTCCGGCGAATGGTAGTCATCGGACATGGCGCCATACAGCGCCAGCAAGCGGCCGACGGCAACAGCATCCAGGTCGCCCTGGAAAATGACGCAGCCGGGCCGGAAGCTGAGATTGAGCATGTCTTCTGGCAAGCAACCGGTCAGCAGCGACAAATCGTCGATGAAACTGCGCCGCTCCTCCTCGTCAAATAGTGCGAACATGCGCCGCATGACGACGGTGATGGTGCGCGTATCCGGTATTGCCTGAGCCACTTGCGGCATGTGTCAGCTCCCCCATAAACGCCGAAAGCCTGCGATCCCTGTCGTAACAGCATAGGACAGGCAGTACCAGGCAGCCCATCTATCGTGACCAAGGCCGGTTCGCATCAACAAACCATGCCTTAATATCGTTTTACTCTCTTTTAAGGGAACTTTGATGAGGTGCCACCACCACGGGGCAGCAGCGCGCAGCAGTGAGCAAACCAGGCATGATGGTAAACTGCAGGTCTTCCCATGACGACCGCGTACGCCCGACAGCCACCCATTTGACGGAAAATGATGATACACCGTTCACACAAACTCAGCGCCATGCTGCCCGATGTGCTGCGCTGCGAATCCAACGACAGCGATGGTTATGCGCAAGACTGGCATGCCCACGATTGCCATATGTTATTGCTGCCGCGTCATGGCAGCCTGTCGCTGGCGACCGAAAACAGCCATGGCCGGACGCTATTGTCGAACCTGTCGTTTTCGATCATCGTGCCCGATGTCGGCCATGCCACTTGCGCGCGCGGCCGCGCCAGCCATCTTGCGCTGTATATCGACCCAGACTATCTGCGGCATTACGGAAACAGCCAGCGCGGCATGGACCTGGTTTCCGCCATCGCCGGGCATGGCCAGTGGCGGCGCAGCCAGATCCTGGACAGCATCATCACGCTGCACCAGCAGCTATCGGCCGCGGATCACACTGCCAGCCAGCATCACCTGAACCATCTGCTGTTCGAAGAATGCATGCGCATCGTCGCCAGCCATCCAGCCGTCCCCCCCGGAAAAGACCGCTCAAATACCTGGCTGATCGGGCAAGTCTGCGACTTTATCAGCGCCGACCTGCAAGCGCATCACGAGATTGACGAACTGTGCCGGCAATTCCACCTGTCGCGGCGGCATTTGACCCGATTGTTCCGTGCAGTCAGGCAGGAAACCATCGTCGACTACGCCAACCGGCAACGGGTCGAGCAAGCCCGGCGCTTGATACTCGACCACGGCATGTCGATCCTGGATGCCGGCCTCAGCGTCGGCATCGATACGCCGTCTTACCTGACCCGGCTGTTCCGCAAGCATCTCGGTGTGCGGCCCAGCGAATTGCGCCGCAACTAAGCCTTATCTCCACAACAATTGGCGCAATCGTCGCAGTCCATGGCCCGATCGTGCCAGCAACACCGGCGCCGCCGCATCACACTGATGGCATCTCCATCAGCAAGCAGGCAAGATCATCATGTTCCACGTAGAAGTAGTCAATGTGTTTACCTCCGCGGCCGGCGGCGGCAACCCGGCCCCCATCATCATCGACGCCGAAGGCTTGAGCGAAGACGGCATGCAAATGATCGCGCAAAGCTACGGCCACGAAAGCGGCTTTGTCTTTGCGCCCGAGAATGCCGAACTGAACGACCATCGCTTCCGTTTTTTCGTGCCGCGCCATGAAATGAGCATGTGCGGCCACGCCACCATCGGCGCCGTCTGGCTGTTGGCGAAACGCGGCAAGCTGACCTCGGACCGGCTATCGATCCAGACCCTCAGCGGCACCGTGATGGCGTACATGGAAGACCGGCCCGATGGCGAAAAGTCGATCGAGATATCGCAGCCGCCCGGCACCATCAGCGAGATTCCCCATCCCGAGCTGCGCCAGCAAATCATCCGCGCGATGGGCTTGCGGCCGGAAGACGTGCTCGACCTGCCGTTCCTGAATGCCAGCACCAGCCGCATCAAGACCTTGATCCCGCTGAGAAATCCAGCCGTGCTCGACGCCGCCATCCCCGATTCGCCCGCCATCGAACAGCTGTGCGAGGCGATCGGCTCGACCGGTTTTTATCCATTTGCCGCCGATCCCGGCCAGGCCCGTCAATTCGATGCGCGCCAATTCCCGAAGTCTTCCGGTTATCCGGAAGACGCCGCCACCGGCATCGCCGCCACCGCGCTGGCCTTCGGACTGCTGCATTACGGCATGATCGAACTCAACGCGGCTCCGGTGCTGATCCACCAGGGCCGCGCCATGGGACAGCCATCGGATATCTTCGTGCGCTTCGAGCTGGCGCCAGAATCGCCGTCGCAGCCGGTCGGCTGCTTTGTCGGCGGCACGGTGGCGCTGTCGGCAATTGCTCATGCGGGAGCCAGCGATGAATAAACCCCTGGATAAACCCATGACTGCATCCATGCCCGGAGATTCGCCAGGCCGCCAGTGGATGCCGCTGCACGAAGTGAGCGAGCCGTTCCGTTCGCGCTTGCTGGAAATGTATCCCGACTTGCCTGCCAGCCATGTGCAGCCGCTGCATTTTGAATTGAGCCGGATATCAGGCGGCGGCGCCGGGCAGCAATTGTGGATCTCCGGCCAGGTGCCGCGCTTCGGTCCGCAAGTCCGCTACCAGGGCGTGGTCGGGCAGGATATTTCGATCGACATGGCGCGCGATGCGGCACGCCTGGCGCTGGCCAATTTGCTGTCGATTATCGCCGCGGCCTGCGATGGCGACCTGGGACGGGTCGAGCGTGTAGTGCGCCTGACCGCTTATATCAGGGGCACAGCCGATTTCGGCGAACATTCCAGCGTCATCGACGCGGCGTCGGAAATATTGAATGCCGTATTTGGCGAACGCGGCCGCCATGTACGCTCGGCAATTGGCGTGTTTTCGCTGCCGAACCGCGCTTCGGTCGAACTGGAATGCGTGGTGCAACTTAGAACCTGTCCCAGTAGAGAATATGAGCCGCCATCCGGCGACGCTCCCTAATCGGATAGGTTCTTGCTGCCGCTTGAATAGTCTTGCGCATAACAAGGCGTGCACCGCTTGCGCATCCTCCACCGGCCCGGAATGCATGCCGAAGGAATGAACGCGGCGCAGTGACCGTGCTTACAGCAATGCCGACGGCGGTACGCCGAAACTGTGCTTGAACAAACGCGTCAAATGGGCATGATCGGCAAAGCCGCACAGGCGCGCCACTTCGCCGACCGGCTGCTTGCTGCGCAATAATGCCAGCGCGCGCACCAGCCGGCGCTGTATCACAAAGGCATGCGGCGTGGTGCCCACGGTATTGCGGAATGCGCGCGAAAAGTGGAATTTGCTGGTGCCGGCGATATCCGCCAGCGTGCTCAAACGCAAATCCTGGCCCAGGTTTTCTTCAATGAAATCGGCAACCCGGCGCGCCTTGAACGGCGCCAGGCCTTCCTTTTCGATATTGGCGGCATGGCCGGCCAGCGTGGTGTAGGCCAGCAATAGCCGGCGCAATATCGCTACGCGTAATTGATCAAAGTACAGTTGTCCGCCTGACAGGCCATGGTCGATGCCCGCCTCATGGGCACGCGCCAGCCGGTCCAGCGCCAGATCGCCGCGATAACCGCGCTTGAACTCGCCGCCTGAAAATCCGGGGAAATATTCCGCCAGCCGCTGCGCCAGGAAATCTTGCGAAATCGTGACATGAAGAAACCTGTTCGGGCCGACGCCAGCCGGATGCACCAATTCATCCGGATACAATAATTGCAAGGCGCCGGGCGGACACAGGCCGTTTTGCGGTACGCCGTTGAACTCGCCGCTCTGGCGATGCGCCTTGGCCTGCAAATAGAATTGATAACTGCCGGTCGCTTCGGCACGCTCCGCCACCCAGTCGCGCGGGTTCAGGCGTTGCCGGTCAGAAAACACCAGCCCCGGCTCTTCTTGCCACAGGCCATTGCGCCGTTCGCCCGTTTGATCGGGCAAGACTGACTCGGCGGAAACAAGCAAGGCGGTATTCATATAATTCAAGCAAGATGATAGTGGGAGTCCCGGAGCTAGCGCCCGCCCCCATTCTCGGTCAAATTATCGGTCAAAACATGGTATTGGTGTTTTTCGACGTTTCCGGCGGCGCCTGGATACGATCCCGGTGTTCGACGATCTTGCCATTTTCCAGGCGGAAGATTTCCCCGACAGCCAGGCCGCGCTCTTGCGGGAAGCGCTTTAGCAAGTCATCTTGTCGGGGACAAACACCGATATTAATGGCGCGTTGCATGTCACAACGCAGCCAGGATTAACTATGCGCACGTTTATTCAAGCGCGGCAAGCGGAACAAGCCATCTTGCCGGCTGCCGGCAAGATGGCATCAGCGAACTTATTTCGCGGTGGTCAACGACAGCATACGCTCGACATAACGGGCGATCAAGTCGATTTCCAGGTTGACTTTGGCGCCGACGAGCAGGTTTTTCAGCGTGGTCATGGCGATGGTGTGCGGGATCAGGTTGATCGAAAAACGGCACCCCTGCGCCGCGCCGGCACCCAGGTCATCGACCCGGTTGACCGTCAGCGACACGCCGTTGACGACGATGGAACCCTTCAATGCCAGGTATTTTGCCAGCTCTTGCGGCGCCTCGATGACCAGCTCCCACGATTCGCCGACGGCTTCGAACTTGTGCACCAGGCCGAGGCCGTCAACATGGCCGGACACCAGGTGGCCGCCGAGGCGTTCGGCCAGCGTCAGCGCTTTTTCAAGGTTGACTTCGGTGGTGGTGTCCAGGCCGACCGTGCAATTCAAGCTTTCGCGCGAGACGTCGACGCGGAAACCGTTGTCGTCCTTTTCGACCACCGTCATGCACGCGCCATTGATGGCGATCGAATCGCCCAGCGCAACGTCGCCCAGCGACAAGCCGCCGGCGTGGATATCGAGACGCACGCCCGCGTCCAGGCCGCCTGCCAGCGGCGTGACCGAGCTGATTTTGCCAACGGCAGCAACAATTCCAGTAAACATGTAATACCGATCTTATAAAGTAGTGAATCTGGCAAGGATACGCAAATCTTCACCGATTTGCTTAACCTCATGAAATTTCAATGGATACTTGCCGTCCAGTGCACTGAGCGCAGGCAGCGCGAACATGCCTTGCCCGTCGCCGATCAGCGATGGCGCCAGGTAGACCAGCAATTCATCGACGCAACCTTCGCGTATCAGCGAACCGTTCAATTTGGAACCGGCTTCGACGTGCAATTCATTGATCTGGCGCCGCCCCAGTTCCAGCATCAGTTGCGGCAAATCGACCTTGCCAGAGGCGTTCGGCAACAGGATGATGTCGGCGCCCACTGCGCGCAGCGCGGCTTCCTTTTCAGGATCGGCGACGGCGGCGACGATCCAGGTGCCGCCGCCCTGCAAGATGCGGGCCGACGGGCTGATATCAAGCCGGCTGTCGACCACGATGCGGCGCGGCTGGCGCGGCGTGTCGACCGCGCGCACCGTCAATTGCGGATCGTCGGCCTTGACGGTGCCGATGCCGGTCAGGATCGCGCACGTGCGGGCGCGCCACGCGTGACCGTCGGCGCGCGCTGCGGGACCGGTGATCCACTGGCTTTGTCCATTGTGCAAGGCGCTGATGCCATCCAGGCTGGCCGCCGCTTTCAGGCGCACCCACGGTTTGCCGCGCTGCATGCGCGAAAAAAAGCCGATATTCAATTCATATGCCTCATCGGCCAGCAAGCCGGTGGACGTGGCGATGCCCGCCGCTTCCAGCGTGGCCATGCCCTGCCCGGCGACCAGCGGATTCGGATCCAGCATCGCGGCGACCACCCGGCCCAGGCCGGCGCGTACCAGGGCTTGTGAACACGGCGGCGTGCGGCCAAAGTGGTTGCACGGTTCCAGCGTCACATACGCGGTGGCGCCGCGCACATCGAAACCACGCGCCCTGGCGTCGGCCAGCGCCTGGATTTCGGCATGGTTTTGCCCGGCTGGCTGGGTCACGCCGGCGCCGATCACCAGGCCGTCCTTGACAATCACGGCGCCGATACGCGGATTCGGCGACGTCGTATACAAGCCTTGATGCGCCCATTCCAGCGCCAGGCGCATGCCCTCTAAATCATTCAGTATTTGCACGGATATCTTTACAAAGTGATGTAATAGTCTGTGGATCTCAACTCTCGGCGACGCCGCTGCAGGTGGCAGGGGTTTCCTGCGGATCGCAGACGCGAACCCGGCCCAGCATATTAATTTTAATATGCCGCGCGCGCTTTCCCAACACCACCGACAAGGTGCCCCAGCGCGCCGCCATGCTATTGTTTGCGCTGCAACTGCGGCCAGCACCATTATAGGCAATATAAAAAGGCGCGTGTCCCGACGAAAAAACCGAACTGATTGTTATCCCGGACGCCACCGGTCCTTGCTGGACAATCAATTCGTCTGCGTCGTCGAACACACTATTGCCATTGCGATCGGCAAAAATCACCCAGCCCTGGCTCCAATCGACGCCGCCAGGATCAAGCGGCATCAGCATCACCCGGCTGCCGCGCGCGATTGCCAGCGAGCGGGTCAGGTCGATGGCGGCAAATAAATCATTGGTGGTGGTGCGCAATTGCTGGCGCGCCACCATGTCGCGCATGCTGAGCGTGCCCGCCGCGCCCAGTACGGCGGCGATCAGCAGCACCACCATCAGCTCAAGCAACGTAAATCCTTGGTTTTGGCTGATGGTTTTCATGGCCAGCAACGTTTGGCTTTGCCGCCGGCTGCATGCCGGCCAGTGCTGCTGAGTATCAAGGTGCCGCAATCGGCATCGCGGAAATTCTCGTCGACATGGATGGTGCCGGGCATCGCCCGCAATTCCACGCATAAGGCAATCACCTCGCCGGGGCAGGCCACGCCCTCTATTTCATAGGCACTCTGCGCTGCGCTGGCGCCCGACCACCACTGGAACATCTTTTCATGCGGCTCGGTCGATGCGGAAGAAAATGCCAGATAACTGTTATTTTGTGAAAAATAACGCTCTTGCTGCTGCATTAACTGCAATAAAGCCGCTTGCCCCTGCGCCCGCTTGCCGCGCACGATATAGGCTTGATAGGACGGATAGGCCAGCGCCGCCAGGATGCCGATGATCAGCAGTGCGACCATCAGTTCGATCAAGGTAAAACCGTGTTGTCGCATCACCTGCTCCATCATCATTTTTTGGCGGCATCGTGTAACTCGCGCCAATTGGCGACTTCACGCCAGCTCAGGCGCTTGGCGGGAAGCGACAGGCTGGCGCCCCGGACCAGGCTGCCGGGAACGTCCTTGCCGGCGGCAATTGCCAGATCCGGATGAATCACCAGCAACTCCTTGCGCACAGCAGCGCGACCGGTGGCGCCGCGAACGCCGACGCTGGCCGCCATTTCCCATACCAGCGGCGCGCTGCGGATTTCGCTGGCAAACAAGTGACCACTGACTCCCCCGCTTTGTGCGATACCGCTGTCATTGACGGCAAATCCGCTCAGGCTGTCGAGGCTGTAGCTGCGCGCAGTGGCAGCCAGGCAAGGATCGCGGCCCGGCAATACCGTAGTAAAAAACACCTTGCCGGATGCCAGCGTGGCATCGACGACACTGCGTTCGCCGCTCAAGTTCCCCTGCGCGAAATCCAGATACCAGCCCTTGCTGGCCGCAGGTCCGGTGTGAGCGGCCACTTCACCGACTATGCCGACGCTGGGATCGTCCGCTGCGCCGGACAAGATCCGCTCGCTCAACTCGGCGCGTCCGCTGACGACCACCTTGTCTTTCAGCAAGTCGTGGATCGCATAAAACGACTGCGTGCTGAAGGTTGACGGCACGGCATCGTCCGCCTCGATCCACTGACCGGTGCCGAACAGCACCAGATAACCGCCGCCGGGCACATACACTACCTTCGGCTGCTGGCTGATCGGCTGGCGCTTGCCGCTGGTATCGCGCGCGACAAACAGCGGTTTCTTTCCAGCCCCGGGGCCGACGCTCTCGCTCCATGGCGGATTGCCGCTGAAGTCGATGCGCCACAGATTGCCTTGCAAATCGCCGACATAGCCATAACGCACGGCGCCATCCATGCCGGCCACCAAGGCGGGCGGACCGATGCCATTGGCGCTGCCGCTGTCGGACAAGGGGATGGCCAGCTTGTAATAATTGACACCCGCTTGCCATTTGGCGGCGGCCGGCTTGTCCAGCGCCAGCAAGAACAAGGCGCCCGCCGCGCCATGGACAAACCGCCCCTTGCCATCGTCGACATAATTGTTCAAGCCGCTGCTGACCACCGCAAAATAACGGTATTGCGGAATGCCATCCCTACTGCCGATACGGAACTTGGCAATCGCCGGCGGCGCCATCAGGTTGCCGATGGCGGCGTCGTCCAGGTCGGTGAACTCCCACAAGGCGCCGTCCGCCTCGAAGTGATCGGGATCGGTCACGTCCAGGGCAAATACGCCTTGTCCGCCGGCGCCCATGCCGGACACCAAGATAGTACGCCAACGCCCCGCCACCAGCGCTTCGCCGACGCCAGCCGAACCATCCGCATAAGGCCGCCCGGCATAGTGAGTGCTGGCTAACTCATTGATATCGGCCAGCAGCGCATTCGGCAAGTAAGCAAGCACTTCGACGCCCGACGCCGCATCGAAGCCGTGCAACATGCCGTCGCCCATGCCGAGATATACCATCTTGCGGCGTAATTGATAACTTGCATGAAAGGCGGTGTATTCAGCGCCGCCGATAGCGGCCGATGGTGCGCCGACATAGAGCGGCGCACCATCGGCCGCCGCGCCGAGGATGCCGTCACGGCGGCGCAAGATACCGCCCGGCTGTCCGGCTTCAAGGCCGCGCTCGCCGCGCAGATACGCCAGCCGCTGTCGCCCCCATCCATCAGGCGTCCGTGCCTTCGGTTCATCCAGCGCCGGCGGCACATCCAGCAAGGCGCGCTGGTCGGCGGATAGCCGCTCCCATTCGAACGGTACGGTGGCCGGTGTGGCCGATTTGTCCAGCGTGTAGATGCGGCGCTCATGCGCTGCCGGCTTGCCGGCCAGCGGCGGCACACTGCCGGCATCGCCATCCAGCATGGCGCCGGCATCCCATAAGCGCTTGCCCACATGCAAACCAGCGGCATCCAGGCTGGCCGCCAGGCGCAGCAGGCTGCCGCTGTGATTGGCGCTATCGAATTCGGTCTGGAACAGATACGTGTCTTCGCCAGCCTTGGGCGCCGCGATCAGGGTGCGGGCCGGTTTGCGGCCGGATGCCGCCCCCATTGCCGCGCCGGCAAAGACCGAGCGGATCGCGGCGATCAGCGCGACCGGCTCGCTGCCCAGGAAATAAGACCCGGGGTCCAGTCCAGCGCCGCTCCATTCGGCATTGTTGTCGAGTGGAGGACCGGCAACGGAAGCCGTCGTACGGAAAGGATTGCCATCCAGGTTGCGGTCATCAAAAGCGCCGTACTTCGCCATCAGATACAGCTGGCTGTCGCGCGGTTTGATGCCGCGCGGATTGGCAGCGCCAGGCACGCCATTGCCGCCGCGATCGAGGTCGATCACGGCATTGTCGACACGAAAGGTTTTGTCGGGACGAATGGCATTGGCGTGCGCCCAGTAGGCCAGCCCGGCCGCATAATAAGTACCGCGCCCTGCCTCGCCGGTGTTTTGCCGCTCCAGTCCGGACAAGCCGGGCCGCGCGGCATGGTTGCCGTACTTGCCCGACATGTCCGCCTCCATGTCGCCGATGCGACGGGTCCATTCCATCACGTCCAGCGGTGCCGGGCCAAAACTGTCGCCGGCCCGCGCCGCATCCAGATAATCGCTGCGGCTATTGCCCGGCACGTAACGGTCTTCCACGGTATGCGTGTTGGCAATCGTCACGATCAGATGGCGCTGGCAAGCCGCCGTGACCGGGTCGCTCCAATGTGTCATGACCGGAAAGCCGGCATCGTCGGATAACACCGGGCTGCCGGCGCTGGGCTGGCGGCCTTGCAGGTAACGCAGGCTCTCATAGTACAGTTCGCTGAGCGGGTCGGCATTCTTGTACCGCCCCGGCTGTTCCGGCGATCCGCGTCCCAGCGTATTCACATAACGTATCACGCCTCCTGGAGCCGCCGACAAGACGCCGCTGTCGGCGCTCCACTCGGGTGTGCCGTTGGGTGCGGCGATAAAGTCGGGGCCGTCAAATTTTTTCTGACCGATATACGCCAGCGGCGCCCGCAACGCGCCGCCATACAGGTTGGGATCGCCGGCGCCATGGCCGGTCAGGTACGAAAACAGGCCAATCCGCAATGTCGCCGCATGCTGCTGGATGCTGCCGGCCGGTTTGTAACTCTTGCCCTTCCTGTAGGGCACGCATAAATCCATCCGCGCCAATCCTTCGATGGCGTCGCATACGCTGACACGCACCAGGTATTCGCCGAAATACTTGTCGCTGCGCGCAGGCACGCTGGCTTTCGGCAAGAACCTCGGCGTATCGCAATTGCCGCCATCGGCCGAATCGCTGAACAGGATGCGGTTGCGGCAAGACACGATGTACAGCAGCGGCGTATCGAACGGCGTCACCCGCGACGGTGCACTGCCGGTTCCGATACCGCTGCCGGTCCCGGTCCCGGCAGCCGCCAGCACCTTGCGCGGGAAATACCGTGGATGGGCGTAAAAGTCGGGATTGACCTTGCCATCCGGCAGCCACGCGCGTTGCAATACGGTACGGCCCGCTTCATCGATGACACGGTCGCCGCCAGTCAGGCCATAGCGCAGGATATCCAGCACCGAGCTACTGGCCCAGTTCATGAAATTGCCGCTGAAGCTAGTGCCGCCGCATTCATGCAGCGCGTCGGCCGGACCCGCGATCGAAAAGTAAGCGGTCGCGTCGGCCAGGTCCGGTTCCTTGACTGCACTTCCAGCCCGGTGTTTCATCGGGTAGCGATAACACATGGCGGCATTAAAGTAGCCGAGATATTCCTTGCCGCGGTCGTAATCGTCAGCACCGGGATACGCCGCCGCAACCGCCGCATGCGTCAGCGACAGGTCGATCAGCAGATTCGGCGGCACGCGGCTGGCTGGCAAGCCCGGCGGGATGGCGGCGATGTCGACCGGTGGCGTGGCGGCAGCCGCCGGCATCGCCCAAGAACTGAACAGAAAGCTTGCAAAGAGGCACAGTGAACAACGTTTCATTTGGCCACTCCATGCGCGGTGTGCTTGCGATAAAAACTTTGCAGCACCACCTGGCTGCTGCTACGCGCACCGAATCCAACCGCCGTGACCCGGTAACAATAACTGGGCTCCAGGCCCGCTTCCTCGCCCTCGCGGTGGTAAGGCACCAGTTCGATGATGTAGCGCGGCAGTTTGAACGGTTGAAAACCTGCGCCGGTCGGCATGGTCGCGCCGGTGAATTTTCCGTAAGGCACGGATTTGATATCGCCGCTCTCGTCCGCGAAATCGATGCGTTGCCATACCGGCGGCTCGCCATCGGCGGCGCGCAGGCACAGGCCCAGATTGGCGCTGCCGGCTCCGCTGCCGCAACCGTCGACAAACGCCAGCGCGCTATCGGGCGCAAACAGCGCGCCGCGTCCCCCCTTGGCGGACCTGCCTTCGATATCGTTTTCCGCATCCATCAACGCTTCCTCCGCCGCTTGCAAGGCAATCTGCCGGTCGCGCTCGCCGCGCGCCGCCTTTTCCCCCTGTAACGCCAATTGCGCCGCCGACGCACCCATCAGCAATACCGCGATCAGCACGAACAAGGAAAACACCAGCGCCACGCCGCGCTGCCGACAAACATGATCGTGACGGGCGGGGCGCACTTTTTTCTCCAGCGGGTAAGTAGGTCTTAATAAATTATTGCGATTTTTGACTTCCATACGCGGCGCCCCGCAGCAGGCGCCTTGCAGCACATCCGGTTCTGTTCTTGATAAATTCACATTCATTTGCCACGACCTGCTTAGAGCCTATCCCAGTAGATGAATACGTCCTCTTCGGGCGCCCCTCCGTAGCGGGGACTGCGTTGATCGTCGTCGCGTGGCGCGCCACGCTTGCTCCTCACGCCTGGTCCGCGCTGCCGATGCGCTGCCAGCAGACGACGCTCGCTACCGGGATAAGCTCTTAGCCCGGCGGATTGCGCAACAGGATGGTGGCCACCACCAGATGGCGTGCGCGTTGCCGCATGGGAAGCGGCAACCTTTCCTCATCGATGCGCGTCCCCGGGTCCATGCCGCCATACAGGTCGGCATACTCCTTGCCGAATAAATCGTAGTGTCCCGGCACACTGCCTTGCCGCGAGCCGCGCTCGCCATGCAGCAGCAAGGCGATCTTGATGCTGACCACCCGCTTCCAGTGCGTCTTGCGGTTTTTATCGCGCGCCCTGGCCGCCGTATCGACGCCGCTCAACGCCAGCTTGTCGTCGAGCGCATCGATGGCGCTGGCGTTCACGTAGCGATTGACGACGCCGTCGGCCGGATCGTCGCTGTCGAGTCCGTATAACACCTGGAAGGTATCGATACCGCGCACGATGGCGTCGGCGCCCCAGCTTTTGTCACCGCGATATTTGCAGCGCAATTCGGCCTCGCCGGCGCTGTCCGGCGCGACATAAAAAATGCTCCAGCCGCGCTCCGCTTCGGTCTGCGCCGCGCCGACGCCAAAGCCGGCGCAATTGATCACCGAACCGTCGCCCTCGCCTTTGATGCCGGCGCCGAAATAACGCACGGCCAGCACGTCGCTGCCATTCACCGAACTGGCCAGCGGCGTCCCGATGCCATGGCTGCCTTTACTGATGCCGCGCGCGTCGAGGCCGCCGATGCTGGCGCTGTCGTCAGGCTGGGTGCCGACCGGCGCTTCGCTGCTGTCCCAATTGACAAAGGCGCTCTGGCGCACGGCGCGGCTGATGGTGTCCAGCGCATATCGTCCGCTATCGTCGAGCCGGGCCGCCTCGGCCTGGTTCAGGTAATTGCCATTGGTCGATATCAGCAAGGCGCTGGCGGCCAGCATCACCAGCAATCCTGTCGCCAGCGAAATCAGCAACTCGACCACGGTCCAGCCGCCAGTGTGCTTGCCGGCGCTCATTTTGCCTCCCCCGCCAGGGCCAGCACCACACCGGGCGTGTACTCGCGCGTCACATCGATGGCCGGCGAACCATCCGGGTTCTTGCCGCGCCAGCCCAGCTTGATCACCACCGGGGCATCCGCGGCGCCGCTGCAACTCCAGCCATAA includes these proteins:
- a CDS encoding esterase/lipase family protein translates to MPQVAQAIPDTRTITVVMRRMFALFDEEERRSFIDDLSLLTGCLPEDMLNLSFRPGCVIFQGDLDAVAVGRLLALYGAMSDDYHSPEVERLQAFLEKHGVSKIAASLELTVHLPQSSAATEQKPLAVLVHGWNGDGNSFGKLPHYLEQLVDCEVAVFPYASSWWKHSPSIYFVARSLDNWTGRKAEAGRKIAFIAHSMGGIVVRRLMLLQGELPGGGFERQVRGITFIASPHNGAVLASLGRQIPGLKSVQLDELSPNSSVLFELNIQWDQWVRSNVPACCKVRSIFGTADAIVSVNDARGLDPAAVPILGAGHSDIVQCASEEDEVVLTVLQFLRHAGFSLLDKAASAH
- a CDS encoding helix-turn-helix transcriptional regulator — its product is MIHRSHKLSAMLPDVLRCESNDSDGYAQDWHAHDCHMLLLPRHGSLSLATENSHGRTLLSNLSFSIIVPDVGHATCARGRASHLALYIDPDYLRHYGNSQRGMDLVSAIAGHGQWRRSQILDSIITLHQQLSAADHTASQHHLNHLLFEECMRIVASHPAVPPGKDRSNTWLIGQVCDFISADLQAHHEIDELCRQFHLSRRHLTRLFRAVRQETIVDYANRQRVEQARRLILDHGMSILDAGLSVGIDTPSYLTRLFRKHLGVRPSELRRN
- a CDS encoding PhzF family phenazine biosynthesis protein, translated to MFHVEVVNVFTSAAGGGNPAPIIIDAEGLSEDGMQMIAQSYGHESGFVFAPENAELNDHRFRFFVPRHEMSMCGHATIGAVWLLAKRGKLTSDRLSIQTLSGTVMAYMEDRPDGEKSIEISQPPGTISEIPHPELRQQIIRAMGLRPEDVLDLPFLNASTSRIKTLIPLRNPAVLDAAIPDSPAIEQLCEAIGSTGFYPFAADPGQARQFDARQFPKSSGYPEDAATGIAATALAFGLLHYGMIELNAAPVLIHQGRAMGQPSDIFVRFELAPESPSQPVGCFVGGTVALSAIAHAGASDE
- a CDS encoding RidA family protein, encoding MTASMPGDSPGRQWMPLHEVSEPFRSRLLEMYPDLPASHVQPLHFELSRISGGGAGQQLWISGQVPRFGPQVRYQGVVGQDISIDMARDAARLALANLLSIIAAACDGDLGRVERVVRLTAYIRGTADFGEHSSVIDAASEILNAVFGERGRHVRSAIGVFSLPNRASVELECVVQLRTCPSREYEPPSGDAP
- a CDS encoding helix-turn-helix transcriptional regulator; amino-acid sequence: MPDQTGERRNGLWQEEPGLVFSDRQRLNPRDWVAERAEATGSYQFYLQAKAHRQSGEFNGVPQNGLCPPGALQLLYPDELVHPAGVGPNRFLHVTISQDFLAQRLAEYFPGFSGGEFKRGYRGDLALDRLARAHEAGIDHGLSGGQLYFDQLRVAILRRLLLAYTTLAGHAANIEKEGLAPFKARRVADFIEENLGQDLRLSTLADIAGTSKFHFSRAFRNTVGTTPHAFVIQRRLVRALALLRSKQPVGEVARLCGFADHAHLTRLFKHSFGVPPSALL
- a CDS encoding riboflavin synthase, which gives rise to MFTGIVAAVGKISSVTPLAGGLDAGVRLDIHAGGLSLGDVALGDSIAINGACMTVVEKDDNGFRVDVSRESLNCTVGLDTTTEVNLEKALTLAERLGGHLVSGHVDGLGLVHKFEAVGESWELVIEAPQELAKYLALKGSIVVNGVSLTVNRVDDLGAGAAQGCRFSINLIPHTIAMTTLKNLLVGAKVNLEIDLIARYVERMLSLTTAK
- the ribD gene encoding bifunctional diaminohydroxyphosphoribosylaminopyrimidine deaminase/5-amino-6-(5-phosphoribosylamino)uracil reductase RibD, giving the protein MRLALEWAHQGLYTTSPNPRIGAVIVKDGLVIGAGVTQPAGQNHAEIQALADARARGFDVRGATAYVTLEPCNHFGRTPPCSQALVRAGLGRVVAAMLDPNPLVAGQGMATLEAAGIATSTGLLADEAYELNIGFFSRMQRGKPWVRLKAAASLDGISALHNGQSQWITGPAARADGHAWRARTCAILTGIGTVKADDPQLTVRAVDTPRQPRRIVVDSRLDISPSARILQGGGTWIVAAVADPEKEAALRAVGADIILLPNASGKVDLPQLMLELGRRQINELHVEAGSKLNGSLIREGCVDELLVYLAPSLIGDGQGMFALPALSALDGKYPLKFHEVKQIGEDLRILARFTTL